A stretch of the Erpetoichthys calabaricus chromosome 3, fErpCal1.3, whole genome shotgun sequence genome encodes the following:
- the LOC114649069 gene encoding UDP-glucuronosyltransferase 2C1-like yields MELSSWTKFLKTIIWIRLLFFCYYCQAGKILVIPVYGSHWVNMKILIQELHNRGHNLTVVMPYSNMYMNEESPYYTSLKVTLPFSQNTTRGKRFDQMVDNMVYHRSIGSWFSLVALQIEMYTFLSMGHQMSCLMAATIFENQEIMKRLKDAQFDMALTDPGLGGGVLIAQYLQLPMVFNVRWVISGEAHFCVAPSPVSYIPLTWTELTDKMTFFERFKNVVNYGFNLCFERFFVRPHYAEVCLRYFGPDVNINTLIQSADIWLTRVDFVFEFPRPTMPNVVYVGGFQCQPSKPLPSDLEQFMESSGEHGVIIMSLGTLVNNLPKDIANQIAAAFAQLPQKVIWRYSGEPPSSLSNNTLLVKWMPQNDLLGHPKTRVFVSHCGTNGIYEAIYHGVPMVGLPLLFDQFDNFVRLTERGVARFLDISNIKTEYVLQALKDVLENSSYRNNMQRLSRLHHDQPIKPLDAAIFWTESVINNKGAAHLRTESYRMPWYEYHCVDIILVLLFGITFFFIFITISCRLMYYKVCKKSRAKG; encoded by the coding sequence ATGGAGTTGTCATCTTGGACAAAATTTCTGAAAACCATTATTTGGATAAGACTTCTCTTTTTTTGCTATTATTGTCAGGCTGGAAAGATTCTAGTTATTCCAGTTTACGGTAGCCATTGGGTGAATATGAAAATTCTTATTCAGGAGCTGCACAACAGAGGACACAACCTTACAGTAGTGATGCCCTACTCAAACATGTATATGAATGAAGAGTCTCCGTACTACACTTCACTCAAAGTAACTCTTCCCTTTTCTCAAAACACAACCAGAGGTAAACGGTTTGATCAAATGGTTGATAACATGGTTTACCACAGAAGTATAGGATCTTGGTTTTCCTTAGTTGCCCTGCAGATTGAAATGTACACCTTTCTGTCAATGGGTCACCAAATGTCTTGTCTAATGGCTGCCACCATATTTGAAAACCAGGAAATTATGAAGAGGCTCAAAGATGCACAGTTTGATATGGCTCTCACAGACCCAGGTCTGGGTGGAGGAGTTCTTATTGCCCAATATCTCCAGCTGCCAATGGTCTTTAATGTCCGCTGGGTAATCAGTGGTGAGGCACATTTCTGTGTTGCTCCATCTCCAGTTTCTTACATCCCATTAACATGGACTGAATTAActgataaaatgactttttttgaaAGATTCAAGAATGTTGTAAATTATGGATTTAATTTATGCTTTGAGAGGTTTTTCGTAAGACCACATTACGCTGAAGTGTGCTTACGGTACTTTGGTCCTGATGTCAATATCAATACTCTCATTCAGTCTGCAGACATCTGGCTCACAAGGgttgactttgtctttgaatttcCAAGACCCACTATGCCAAATGTTGTCTATGTAGGTGGTTTCCAGTGCCAACCTTCTAAGCCTTTGCCATCAGACTTGGAACAATTTATGGAAAGCTCAGGAGAGCATGGTGTCATTATCATGTCACTAGGGACTCTAGTAAACAACCTCCCAAAAGATATTGCAAATCAGATAGCTGCTGCTTTTGCCCAGCTGCCTCAGAAAGTGATTTGGAGGTATTCTGGGGAACCCCCTTCCAGTTTGAGTAACAATACACTTCTGGTCAAATGGATGCCACAAAATGATCTCTTAGGACATCCTAAGACCAGAGTATTTGTGTCCCATTGTGGCACTAATGGAATATATGAAGCAATTTACCATGGCGTACCCATGGTAGGACTGCCACTTCTGTTTGACCAATTTGATAACTTTGTCAGGCTGACGGAGAGAGGAGTAGCTAGGTTCCTTGATATCAGTAACATAAAAACTGAATATGTACTGCAGGCTTTGAAAGATGTCCTTGAAAATTCATCTTATCGAAATAACATGCAGCGACTGTCCAGGCTCCATCATGACCAGCCTATTAAGCCACTGGATGCTGCCATATTCTGGACTGAGTCTGTGATAAATAACAAAGGAGCTGCTCATCTGCGTACTGAGTCATACCGTATGCCATGGTATGAATATCACTGTGTGGATATTATATTGGTTTTACTATTTGGGATCACCTTCTTCTTTATATTTATCACCATCTCATGCAGATTAATGTATTATAAAGTATGTAAAAAGAGTAGAGCCAAAGGATAA